The Streptomyces sp. V3I7 genome segment CTCGTCGACGAGACCGGCATCCGTCCCGAGGTCATCTTCGCCGCCCTGGTCGGCGCGATCCTCTGGAACCTGCTGACCTGGCTGGTCGGACTCCCCTCCAGCTCCTCGCACGCCCTGATGGGCGGCCTGGTCGGCGCCACCGTCGCCTCGGCGGGCTTCGGTGCCGTCCACGGTGACGAGCTCGTCACCAAGGTCCTCCTCCCGGCGGTCGCGGCCCCGGTCGTCGCGGGTCTGGCGGCGATGCTCGCCACCCGGCTCTCGTACACGATCGGCAGGAAGGCCGAGGGCGAGGCCACCCGCAAGGGCTACCGCGCCGGTCAGATCGCCTCCGCCGGCCTGGTGTCCCTCGCGCACGGCACGAACGACGCCCAGAAGACGATGGGCATCATCACCCTGGCCCTGGTCGCCGGCGGCGCCATCGCCCCGGGCTCCAACCCTCCGATGTGGGTCATCCTCTCCGCGGGTCTCGCCATCGCGCTCGGCACCTACCTCGGCGGCTGGCGCATCATCCGCACCATGGGCAAGGGCCTGACCGAGCTCCAGCCGCAGCAGGGCTTCGCCGCCCAGACCAGCGCGGCCACGGCCATCCTGGCCTCCTCCCACCTGGGCTTCTCCCTCTCCACCACGCACGTCGTCTCCGGCTCGGTGATGGGCGCGGGCCTCGGCCGCAAGGGCGGTGTGGTCCGCTGGTCCACGGCGACCCGCATGGTCGTCGCCTGGGTGCTGACGCTCCCGGCCGCCGCCCTGGTCGGCGCGCTCGCCGAGACCGTGACCGGCCTGGGCGACTGGGGCACCGCGGGCGTCGCCGTCTTCCTGGTCGCCTCCAGCGCCGCGATCTGGAAGCTCTCCCGCCGCGAGGTCGTCGACAGCAGCAACGTCAACGGCACCGAGGAGCCGGCCGGTGTGGTGACCACGGCGATGGCCGCCGTGACGCCGCCCCCGGTGGGCTCCGTGTCCGCCCAGGACCTGACGGCGAAGATGCCCGCCCAGGCCACCGCCGAGCCGGCCACTCACCCGGCCGCCACCGTCTGAGCCACGCCACCCGGGTACGTAAGGAATCATCACGATGAAGATCGACTGGGCAGCCATCGGCTCCGTCTTCGGTGTCAGCCTCGCGGTGGCCGTCGGCCTCGTGGCCCTGTTCACCCTCGGGGTGTCGGGTCTGTCGCGACGCGAGCGGGCGGTCGCGCAGGGCGACTCCGCGGCCCTCGCGCTGACCGGTGCCTACGTGTGCTTCGCCGGCTGCGCGGCGGCGGTGGCGTACGGCATCCACCTGATCATGGCCAAGGGCTGATCGAACTGATCATGATCAAGGGCTGACCGAAGCCCTTTCCGGAAGGCTCCTCCCCGACAGGTTCGGGCAGGAGCCTTCTCCATGCCGCCCTGTGGGGCTCGGCACACTCTCCCCGCGCAGGTCAATGGGCAGTTGACGGCCCTTCCGGGCACGTGGTGGACTGCCGGGGCCATGTACGGCGGCAGAAGAGGAAGCCGGTGCGAATCCGGCGCGGTCCCGCCACTGTCACCGGGGAGTACTCCCCGGGAGCCAGGAACTCTTGCCGCCGGTCTCGTCGAACCAGGGCGTGGACACCCTGAGTGAGGACATACCGCCATGCTCGGCTGCCGTTCGTGCGCCACCGGATCGCCCTTCCGCACCACGATCTCTGACACCACGACCGGCTGAGCACATGCGTGCCGATCGCGTCTTCGCGTACGGCACGGCCGCCGGCCTCCTCGGTGACCTGCTCCTCGGCGATCCCCGCCGCGGGCATCCGGTCGCCGTGTTCGGGCGCGCGGCCGGAGCCGTGGAACGGCTGCTCTGGCGGGACCACCGCGGATGGGGCGCGCTGCACACCGCCGTGTGTGCGGGCGGCGCCGTCGCCCTCGGGGTCCTCGCCGAGCGGGCCGTCCGTCCGTCGTTCACCGCGTCCGTCGCCCTGACCGGCGCCGCCACCTGGGCCGTCGTCGGGGGCACGTCGCTCGCCCGCGAGGCCCGGGGCATCGGGCGCGCCCTGGAGAGCGGCGACGTCGAGGAGGCCCGGGCACGGCTGCCGCGGCTGTGCGGGCGGGACCCGCAGGCGCTCGACGCCGACGGGATCGCGCGTGCCGTCGTGGAGTCGGTCGCCGAGAACACCTCCGACGCGGTCGTCGGGGCGCTGGTCTGGGGGGCCGTGGGCGGGGTGCCCGGACTCCTCGGGTTCCGCGCCGTGAACACCCTCGACGCCATGGTCGGCCACAAGTCGCCCCGCCACCGGCGCTACGGCTGGGCCTCGGCCCGGCTCGACGACGCCGCCGGCTGGCCCGGCGCACGCCTCACCGCGTCCCTCGCCGCCGTCGCGGGCCCGCATCCGCGCGGCGCCCTGCGCGCCTGGCGCGCCGACGCGCACCGGCACCCGAGCCCCAACGCCGGTCCGGTGGAGGCCTCCTTCGCGGGCGCCCTCGGCGTACGGCTCGGCGGCACCCTGTCCTACGCGGGGCGCGTCGAACACCGCCCGGTGCTCAACGCCGGCGGCCGCGCCGTCACCACCCGGGACGTCGAGCGCGCCGTACGCCTGTCCCGGCGCGTCGGCTGGCTCGCGCTCGGCGCCGCCGTCGCCGCCCGCGCGGCCCTCACCGCCGCAACGCGAACGAAGGGACGTACGTCATGAGCGGGGGACTCCTCGTCGCCGGCACCACCTCCGACGCCGGCAAGAGCGTCGTCACCGCCGGGATCTGCCGGTGGCTGGCGCGCCAGGGCGTCAAGGTCGCGCCGTTCAAGGCGCAGAACATGTCCCTCAACTCGTTCGTGACGCGCGAGGGCGCGGAGATCGGGCGGGCGCAGGCCATGCAGGCCCAGGCCTGCCGCGTCGAGCCGACCGCGCGGATGAACCCCGTGCTGCTCAAGCCGGGCAGCGACCGCAGCAGCCAGGTCGTGCTGCTCGGCAAGCCGGTCGGCGAGCTGAGCGCGCGCGGGTTCTTCGGGGGGCCTGGGGGGTCGTCCGGGTCGTCCCCCGGGAAGGAACTGCGCGGCGGACAGCGGGAGCAACTGCTCGGCACCGTGCTGGACAGCCTCGCCGAACTGCGCGGCAGCTACGACGCGGTGATCTGCGAGGGGGCCGGGTCCCCCGCCGAGATCAATCTGCGGCGTACCGACATCGTCAACATGGGTATCGCGCGCGGCGCCCGGCTGCCCGTGCTCGTGGTCGGCGACATCGACCGGGGCGGCGTCTTCGCCTCCTTCTTCGGCACGGTCGCCCTGCTCGCGCCCGAGGACCAGGAGCTGGTCGCCGGGTTCCTGGTCAACAAGTTCCGCGGCGACGTCGGCCTGCTCGAGCCCGGCCTGGACATGCTGCACGGGCTCACCGGACGCCGGACGTACGGCGTCCTGCCCTTCCAGCACGGGCTCGGCATCGACGAGGAGGACGGGCTGCGGGTGTCCCTGCGGGGAGCGGTCCGGGAGTCCACCGTCGCGCCGCCCGTCGGTGAGGACGTGCTGCGGGTCGCCGTCTGTGCGATCCCGCTCATGTCCAACTTCACCGACGTGGACGCGCTCGCCGCCGAACCGGGCGTCGTGGTGCGGTTCGTGGACCGGCCCGAGGAACTGGCCGACGCCGATCTCGTCGTGATCCCGGGCACCCGGGGCACGGTGAAGGCGCTCGCCTGGCTGCGCGAGCGCGGGCTCGCCGACGCGCTCGTGCGCCGGGCCGCGGAGGGACGCCCCGTCCTCGGCGTCTGCGGCGGCTTCCAGATCCTCGGCGAGCACATCGAGGACGAGGTCGAGAGCCGGGCGGGCCGGGTCGACGGGCTCGGCGTGCTGCCCGTCCGGGTGCGCTTCGCCCGCGAGAAGACCCTCACCCGGCCGGTCGGCGAGGCCCTCGGCGAACCCGTCGAGGGCTACGAGATCCACCACGGCGTCGCCCACATCACGGGCGGGGAGCCGTTCATCTCTGATGACCAAGGACACAGCCTGGACGGCTGCCGGGTCGGCCACACCTGGGGCACGCACTGGCACGGCTCGCTGGAGTCGGACGGCTTCCGGCGGGCGTTCCTGCGCGAGGTGGCGGCCGCCGCGGGCCGCCGTTTCGTGCCCGCCCCCGGCACCTCCTTCGCCGCGCTGCGCGAGGAGCAGCTCGACCGGCTCGGCGACCTGATCGAACACCACGCGGACACGGACGCGCTGTGGCGGCTCATCGAGTCGGGCGCGCCACAAGGACTGCCCTTCATTCCACCGGGAGCGCCCGCATGAGCACAGCGTTGAGCACAGTGTTGTTGTTGTCGACCGCCGACACCGATCTGCTGGCGGCCCGCGCCGCCGACGCCTCCTATCTCATCGGCAACCCGACCCGGGTGGACGTCGACGGCGAGCTGCCCGGGCTGATCGAGGGCGCGGACGTCGCCGTCGTACGGCTGCTCGGCGGCAAGCGGGCCTGGGAGGAGGGGCTCGCGGCGCTGAAGGCGTCCGGTGTGCCGACCGTGCTGCTCGGCGGGGAGGCCGTGCCCGACGCCGAGTTGATGGCCGAGTCGTCCGTCCCGGCCGGTGTCGTGGCGGAGGCGCTGCGCTACCTGGTCGAGGGCGGCCCCGCGAACCTCACCGAGCTGGCCCGGTTCCTGTCCGACACCGTGCTGCTGACCGGCGAGGGCTTCGAGGAGCCGCGGACGATGCCCGGGTACGGCGTCCACGGCGAGCGCGCCCAGGTGGCGGGCCGCCCGACCGTCGGCGTGCTGTTCTACCGGGCCCACGAACTGAGCGGCAACACCGCCTTCGTGGACACCCTGTGCGAAGCGATCGAGGCGCACGGCGCCAACGCCCTTCCGGTGTACTGCGGTTCGCTGCGCGACGCGGACCCCGGGCTGTACGAGCTGCTGGGCGACGCCGACGCCCTCGTCGCCACCGTGCTGGCCGCGGGCGGCACGCACGCCTCGCAGGCCTCGGCGGGCGGCGACGAGGAGGCCTGGGACATCGGAGCCCTGGCGGATCTCGACGTCCCGGTGCTGCAAGGGCTTTGCCTCACCTCCTCGCGCGCCGCCTGGGACGCCTCCGACGCGGCCCTCTCCCCCATGGACGCGGCGATGCAGGTCGCGATCCCGGAGTTCGACGGGCGCCTGATCACGGTGCCGTTCTCCTTCAAGGAGCAGGGCCCGGACGACGTACCGGTGTACGTCGCCGATCCCGAGCGGGCGGCACGCGTCGCCGGGATCGCCGTCCGGCACGCCCGGCTGGGGCACAAGACGAACGCCGACAAGAAGCTCGCGCTCGTCTTCACGGCGTACCCGACCAAGCACTCCCGCGTCGGCAACGCGGTCGGCCTGGACACGCCCGCCTCGGCGGTCCGCGTGCTCGACGCACTGCGCGACGCCGGATACGGAGTCACCGAATATCCCTCCGGCGGCGACGAGTTGATCCACCGGCTCATCGAGGCCGGTGGCCACGACGTCGAGTGGCTCACCGAGGATCAGCTCGCCGCCGCGCCCGCGCGCGTGCCGCTGGCCGACTACCGGGCCTGGTTCGAGGCGCTCGACCCCGCACTGCGGGAGGCCATGCTGGAGGCGTGGGGCGAGCCGCCGGGCAGCCTGTACGTGGACGGCAACGACATCGTGCTGGCGTCGCTCCGGTTCGGGAACGTCGTCGTGATGATCCAGCCGCCGCGCGGCTTCGGCGAGAACCCGATCGCGATCTACCACGACCCCGACATGCCGCCGTCGCACCACTACATGGCCGCCTACCGCTGGCTGGAGAACAGCTTCGGTGCCGACGCGATCGTGCACATGGGCAAGCACGGCACGATGGAGTGGCTGCCGGGCAAGGGGCTGGGACTGAGCGGCGGTTGCGCCCCGGACGCCGTCCTCGGCGACCTTCCTCTGATCTACCCCTTCATCGTCAACGACCCCGGCGAGGGCACCCAGGCCAAGCGGCGCGGACACGCCACGGTGGTCGACCACCTGGTGCCGCCGATGGCGCGGGCCGACACGTACGGCGACCTGGCGAAGCTGGAGCAACTGCTCGACGAGTACGCCCTGGTGAGCGACCTCGACCCGGCGAAGGCGCCGAGCGTGCGCGCCCAGATCTGGACGCTGGTCAAGGCCGCCGAGCTGCATCATGACCTGCACGTGGACGAGCAGCCGGGGGACGACGACTTCGACGAGTTCGTCATGCACATCGACGGCTATCTGTGCGAGATCAAGGACGTGCAGATCCGCGACGGACTGCACATCCTGGGCGGCGGACCGGTCGGCGAGCCGCGCGTGAACCTGGTGCTGGCGGTGTTGCGCGCCTCCCAGGTGTGGGGCGGCCGGGCGAACGCGCTGCCGGGCCTGCGTGCCTCGCTGGCCGCTCATTTCGGGCTGGTGGAGAAGGAGTTGCTGGCCGAGCCGGGCGCGCCGGTGAAGGTACCGGTGGAACTCACGGACCTGGTCGACGGTCCGTCCCGTACGGCCGCCGACGCGATCGACCTGCTGGAACAGCTGTGCCGCAGGCTCGCGGAGGCGATGGAGTCCCGGGAGTGGGACGTCACGGCGGTCCCGGCTCTGGTCCGCGTGACGGTGGGCACCGAACTGCCCGACGCCGTCGCCGTGTTGGAGTTCGCCTGCGCGGAGGTCGTGCCGCGGCTGGCGCGCACCACGGACGAGATCGGTCACATCCTGCGGGCGCTGGACGGCGGTTACGTCCCGGCGGGCCCCTCGGGTTCACCGACGCGCGGTCTGGTCAACGTGCTGCCGACCGGCCGCAACTTCTACTCCGTCGACCCCAAGGCCATTCCCTCCCGGCTGAGTTGGGAGGTCGGCCAGTCGCTCGCCGACTCTCTGGTGCAGCGGTACCTGGCCGACACGGGCGCGTACCCGAAGTCCGTCGGCCTGACGGTGTGGGGCACGTCCGCCATGCGCACCCAGGGCGACGACATCGCCGAGATCCTGGCGCTGCTGGGCTGCCGTCCGGTGTGGGACGACGCCTCGCGCCGGGTGACCGGCTTCGAGGTGATCCCCCTGGAGGAGCTGGGCCGCCCGCGCATCGACGTCACGGTCCGTATCTCCGGCTTCTTCCGGGACGCGTTCCCGCACGTGGTCGGGCTGATCGACGACGCGGTACGGGCGGTGGCCGAGCTGGACGAGCCGGCGGCGTCCAACTACGTGCGGGCGCACGTGGAGGAGGACGCGGCCGAGCACGGCGACCGGCGCCGCGCGACGGCCCGCGTCTTCGGCTCGAAGCCGGGGGCTTACGGCGCGGGCCTGCTGCCGCTGATCGACGCGCGCAACTGGCGCAGCGACGCGGACCTCGCCGAGGTGTACGCGGTGTGGGGCGGCTACGCCTACGGGCGCGGGCTCGACGGGCGCGCGGCGCGCGGGGACATGGAGACGGCGTTCCGGCGGATCGCGGTGGCGGCGAAGAACGTCGACACGAGAGAGCATGACATTGCGGACGCTGACGACTACTTCCAGTACCACGGCGGCATGGTGGCGATGGTGCGCCACCTGACGGGCGCGAGCCCCGAGGCGTACGTCGGCGACTCCGCC includes the following:
- a CDS encoding inorganic phosphate transporter codes for the protein MENFSLILAIVVITALAFDFTNGFHDTANAMATTISTGALKPKVAVAMSAALNLVGAFLSVEVANTISKGLVDETGIRPEVIFAALVGAILWNLLTWLVGLPSSSSHALMGGLVGATVASAGFGAVHGDELVTKVLLPAVAAPVVAGLAAMLATRLSYTIGRKAEGEATRKGYRAGQIASAGLVSLAHGTNDAQKTMGIITLALVAGGAIAPGSNPPMWVILSAGLAIALGTYLGGWRIIRTMGKGLTELQPQQGFAAQTSAATAILASSHLGFSLSTTHVVSGSVMGAGLGRKGGVVRWSTATRMVVAWVLTLPAAALVGALAETVTGLGDWGTAGVAVFLVASSAAIWKLSRREVVDSSNVNGTEEPAGVVTTAMAAVTPPPVGSVSAQDLTAKMPAQATAEPATHPAATV
- a CDS encoding cobalamin biosynthesis protein, whose amino-acid sequence is MRADRVFAYGTAAGLLGDLLLGDPRRGHPVAVFGRAAGAVERLLWRDHRGWGALHTAVCAGGAVALGVLAERAVRPSFTASVALTGAATWAVVGGTSLAREARGIGRALESGDVEEARARLPRLCGRDPQALDADGIARAVVESVAENTSDAVVGALVWGAVGGVPGLLGFRAVNTLDAMVGHKSPRHRRYGWASARLDDAAGWPGARLTASLAAVAGPHPRGALRAWRADAHRHPSPNAGPVEASFAGALGVRLGGTLSYAGRVEHRPVLNAGGRAVTTRDVERAVRLSRRVGWLALGAAVAARAALTAATRTKGRTS
- a CDS encoding cobyric acid synthase; this encodes MSGGLLVAGTTSDAGKSVVTAGICRWLARQGVKVAPFKAQNMSLNSFVTREGAEIGRAQAMQAQACRVEPTARMNPVLLKPGSDRSSQVVLLGKPVGELSARGFFGGPGGSSGSSPGKELRGGQREQLLGTVLDSLAELRGSYDAVICEGAGSPAEINLRRTDIVNMGIARGARLPVLVVGDIDRGGVFASFFGTVALLAPEDQELVAGFLVNKFRGDVGLLEPGLDMLHGLTGRRTYGVLPFQHGLGIDEEDGLRVSLRGAVRESTVAPPVGEDVLRVAVCAIPLMSNFTDVDALAAEPGVVVRFVDRPEELADADLVVIPGTRGTVKALAWLRERGLADALVRRAAEGRPVLGVCGGFQILGEHIEDEVESRAGRVDGLGVLPVRVRFAREKTLTRPVGEALGEPVEGYEIHHGVAHITGGEPFISDDQGHSLDGCRVGHTWGTHWHGSLESDGFRRAFLREVAAAAGRRFVPAPGTSFAALREEQLDRLGDLIEHHADTDALWRLIESGAPQGLPFIPPGAPA
- the cobN gene encoding cobaltochelatase subunit CobN → MSTVLLLSTADTDLLAARAADASYLIGNPTRVDVDGELPGLIEGADVAVVRLLGGKRAWEEGLAALKASGVPTVLLGGEAVPDAELMAESSVPAGVVAEALRYLVEGGPANLTELARFLSDTVLLTGEGFEEPRTMPGYGVHGERAQVAGRPTVGVLFYRAHELSGNTAFVDTLCEAIEAHGANALPVYCGSLRDADPGLYELLGDADALVATVLAAGGTHASQASAGGDEEAWDIGALADLDVPVLQGLCLTSSRAAWDASDAALSPMDAAMQVAIPEFDGRLITVPFSFKEQGPDDVPVYVADPERAARVAGIAVRHARLGHKTNADKKLALVFTAYPTKHSRVGNAVGLDTPASAVRVLDALRDAGYGVTEYPSGGDELIHRLIEAGGHDVEWLTEDQLAAAPARVPLADYRAWFEALDPALREAMLEAWGEPPGSLYVDGNDIVLASLRFGNVVVMIQPPRGFGENPIAIYHDPDMPPSHHYMAAYRWLENSFGADAIVHMGKHGTMEWLPGKGLGLSGGCAPDAVLGDLPLIYPFIVNDPGEGTQAKRRGHATVVDHLVPPMARADTYGDLAKLEQLLDEYALVSDLDPAKAPSVRAQIWTLVKAAELHHDLHVDEQPGDDDFDEFVMHIDGYLCEIKDVQIRDGLHILGGGPVGEPRVNLVLAVLRASQVWGGRANALPGLRASLAAHFGLVEKELLAEPGAPVKVPVELTDLVDGPSRTAADAIDLLEQLCRRLAEAMESREWDVTAVPALVRVTVGTELPDAVAVLEFACAEVVPRLARTTDEIGHILRALDGGYVPAGPSGSPTRGLVNVLPTGRNFYSVDPKAIPSRLSWEVGQSLADSLVQRYLADTGAYPKSVGLTVWGTSAMRTQGDDIAEILALLGCRPVWDDASRRVTGFEVIPLEELGRPRIDVTVRISGFFRDAFPHVVGLIDDAVRAVAELDEPAASNYVRAHVEEDAAEHGDRRRATARVFGSKPGAYGAGLLPLIDARNWRSDADLAEVYAVWGGYAYGRGLDGRAARGDMETAFRRIAVAAKNVDTREHDIADADDYFQYHGGMVAMVRHLTGASPEAYVGDSAVPDQVKTRTLGEETHRVFRARVVNPRWMAAMRRHGYKGAFEMAATVDYLFGYDATAGVVDDWMYEKLSAEYVFDAENRDFMTKSNPWALRGITERLLEAADRGLWAEPDADTLERLRATYLELEGDLEGDEK